Within Bacteroidales bacterium, the genomic segment ACCTTATTGTTCTCAGCCGAATTATCGGATTTATCGGGCGCACTGAATGCCAATCCTACCAAATTCAATGATAAAGCCATTAAATCTGTTCGTAGCCGGGTGACCAATATCAGCAGTCATTTAAAGGAACCCATCGGATTGGAACAATTCAGGGAACTGGTGTTTGATCACATGATGAATAGTTCACCGGATTGCAGGGCATACCAATATTCTGATAAGGATCTTTCTGCCATTCAGCAGTTACGTGATGAAAAATATGCTACCTGGGAATGGGATTTCGGGCAATCGCCGGGATACAATATGATCAACGGGGTAAGGACCGGAGGCGGACATCTGGAAATTCATCTTGACGTACAAAACGGGATCATTCAACACATCCGTATTTTTGGTGATTTTTTCAATATCAGGGAAATATCCGAATTGGAAACAATGCTCACTGGTGTTCCCCATCACGAAGAAAACATCCGCAAAATGCTCAAATCCGTCAATTTATCAGATTACCTGGTAAATATCTCCGAAAATGAATTGATCAGTGTCATGTTTTGACGGATGTTACAGCTATAGATAGATATACGTGGCTTTATAGTTATTTTTAATAAAAAATATTTTTCAGGAACATCCGATGAAGATCAGGAAATTTTGAATTCCATCTTTTTTGTATAAAATCAACCACACATATTATGACACCCCCTGATGAAATACATGCAGTAACCGGAGCATTTGGATTTTCAGGTAAATACATAACCAGGTTATTACTCGATAAAAACAAGAAAGTAATCACTCTTACCAATTCTCCGCAACGAAAAAACGAATTTAACAACCGTATAGCTGTTTTCCCATATAATTTTGATCAACCCGACAAACTAGCAGAAAATTTAAGAGGGGTATCTGTTCTTTATAATACTTATTGGGTCCGTTTTAACCATACTATCTTTCAACATTCCGAAGCGGTCAGGAATACATTAATTCTTTTTGAAGCAGCAAAAAAAGCAGGAGTAAAACGAATTGTACACACCAGTATCACCAATCCTGATGAAAATTCCTCATTGGAATATTTTACCGGAAAAGGAATATTGGAAACAGCACTGGTGAATTCAGGATTGAGTTATGCCATCTTACGACCGGCTGTTTTATTTGGTGATGAAGATATTTTGATCAATAATATTGCATGGATGATCAGAAAATTTCCTGTTTTTGGAACGTTTGGCGATGGCAGCTATAAATTACAACCTATCTTTGTAAAAGATTATGCGGAACTGGCAGTAAAATACGGGGCTGATGATTCCGACCTGATTACAGATGCCATAGGTCCGGAAACATTTACATACCGGGAATTAATCAAAATCATCTCTAAAATCATATTAGGAAAGGAACGTCCGGTATTCTCCATGCCTGATAGCATGGGGTACCTTGTTTCCAGACTGGTCGGATGGCTGATGGGTGATCAGTTGGTTACGAAGGAAGAAATTAAAGGACTAAAAGCAAACCTGTTATATACCCACTCATCTCCCCTGGGAACAAAAAAACTTACAGAATGGATCACCGAACATCGCGATATCGTCGGAAAACGATACGCCAGTGAGTTAAAACGAAGATTGGACAGAACAGCTACCTATTAAAGTTTCATCCTTCCTGCACTGAATTTTGTTCCTCCTTTTTGCCTGGGAATATCTTATGCAACGCTTTTATTATTACCCAGAAAAGCAGCATAAATATAAATATACCTGCCATTCCGACGCCCATAATTTTAAGTGCTGCAAAAAAAGTATCTGTTACCATGACTCATTTTTTGATTATAAAAAGTAAGGAACAAGGGATAATATCAATCCGCCTGCAATAACGGAACCTATTTGTCCTGCCACATTGGCGCTTACAGCGGGCATCAACAGATAATTCGTTTTATCCTCTTCCTGTCCCATACGATGGATCACCCTTGCTGACATGGGAAATGCAGAAATTCCGGCTGCACCTACCATTGGATTGATTTTCAAACGTTCGGGCAGAAAAACATTAAGTATCTTAGCAAAAATGACGCCTCCTGCAGTATCCATAATAAAGGCAATCAAGCCTAGTCCGATGATATAAAGTGTTTTTACATTGATAAACTGTTCGGCAGTCATGGTACATGAAATAGTGATCCCCAGTAAAATGGTTACCAAACTGGCTAATTCGTTTTGTGCTGCCAGGGATAATTTCTGTAAAACGCCACATTCGCGTATCAGATTCCCAAACATCAGGAATCCGATCAATGAAAGTGATGATGGTGCAATAATACCTGCCACTACGGTAATCAGAATGGGAAAAAGGATCAGGGCAATCTTTGATACGGGGGCCGGATCACCTGTCATACGGATTCTACGTTCTCTTTTGCTGGTCAATGCCCTGATCACAGGTGGCTGAATGATAGGAACGAGCGCCATATAAGAATATGCTGCCACGGAAATAGGACCGAGTAGATCCTCTGCAAATTTTGATGCCACATAGATAGAAGTAGGACCATCGGCAGCCCCGATAATTCCGATGGATGCAGCTTCTTTCAGGTCGAAACCGATGAGTGCGGCAAGGCATATCGTGAAAAAGATCCCGAACTGTGCCGCAGCGCCAAACAGCAGCAACAGAGGATTTCTGAAAAGTGCACTGAAATCGATCATGGCACCTACTGCAATAAAAATGAGCAAAGGAAAGATCTCGGTTTTGATTCCTGCCTGAAAAAAAATTGTCAGGGCGCCATCCGGTCCTATAGCCGACGACAAAGGAATATTCACCAGCAACGTACCGAAACCCATCGGAAGAAGTAACGTAGGTTCGTACTTTTTGGCAATTGCCAGGTAAATCAGGATACCCCCAATGGCAAGCATCACTACATGTTTCCATGTAAAGAGAGTCAATGCTCCGAAAAGAGCCGAGAACAAATCAGATTCCATATATCCAGTAGATTAGTTTATACTTGAGTTTAATTATTCTATCACATTCCGATACTGATACTTGCCATATAATCATAAATACCGCTTAGTATTCCTACTATGATTATTCCCGCCGTACATAATATCAGGCTTGTTTTGTTGTACCCGTCTGTACGGATAAATCCCACGGCTTGTTCTTCAGCCTGGTTAATAAACATGGCTTTCACGATCATCAGGTAATAATAGAGGGAGATCACGGTATTGAGCAATGCAATGAACACCAACAGGTATTCGCCGCGGGCTGCGGCTGCAGCAAAAATGAAAAACTTACTGAAAAACCCGGCAAAAGGAGGGATTCCCGCAAGAGAAAAGAGCGCCAGCATCATCACAAAAGCCAGCTTCGGATTGCTTTTATACAAACCGTTGTACGAAGCAATATCCGTCTTTCCCGATTCGTTTTCCACGGCTGTAATGACCCCAAAAATTACCAGATTGGAAAGCAGATACACCAATATATAGTATACTGTAGCTGTCATGCCCTGGGCCGTTCCGCTCATCACACCCAGCATAATATATCCGGCCTGTGATATGGATGAAAAAGCAAAAAAGCGTTTCATATCTTTCTGCCGGATGGCAAAAAGGTTACCCACAACAATGGTGATTACCGTTAAAGCCCACAATATATGATGCCAAACGACCTCGATATTGCCGAACACATGCCATAATGCAAATATCAATGCGAAACAGGCCGCACCTTTCGAAACCACCGAAAGGTATGCTGTAACGCCTGTGGGAGCACCTTCATATACATCGGCTGTCCACAAGTGAAAAGGAACCAGTGAAATCTTGAATGCAAATCCTGCAAAGAAAAAAACAAAACCAAGAATCGTAATGGGGTTGGCTGTAACAAGCCCTTTCAGATCGGCAAAATACATGGTTCCTGTTGCACCATACAGGTACGACAAGCCAAATAACATAATACCCGAAGAAAAGGCTGAAATAAGAATATACTTTGCACCTGCTTCGGCCGATTTTTCCTTGTATTTATTGTATGCGGCAAGACACGCCAGAGGTAACGACATGGTTTCGATACCGATATACAACAGCATGAAATTACCTGCCGACACCATCAGGTAAGCACCCAATAATGTTGCCAGCGTGATCACATAGAACTCACCCTGTTTATGTATATTTTCAGAAGTTTGAAGCCATTGTCCCGACTGCATCAGGACAAACAAAGCCCCTATATTCAGGATATTTTTCATTAGTATGGTCATACCCGTGCAGACGAACATTCCGCCGAAAGCTGTTCCCGTATTTAACGGAAGAAATCCCAACAATGTATGAACGGCAAACAACAAGCAGGCAACAAGCCGGTACCAACGTTTAAAACGGTCTGAAGCGAAAATATCAGCTACCAGTAGGATAACAAACAGAACGATCAGGCTGATTTCCTGTTGCATCAAAGAGAAATTACTGAAATCTATTATCATATTTTTCTTATAATAAGGTCAAATGTTCGATAATCGGCTGCAAACTCTTGCTGATCAAATCATAAGCTCCGGAAGGAAACATACCGAGCAATACGATACCTGCAATCAGTACCACTGCTGAAACCTTCTCATACCATGTAGCATCGGTTAATGTCAGATGACGTGGATCATATACAGGACCGTACAGTATTATCCCTATGGTACGGAGAATATATACTGCCGTGATAACAATAGAGCAGGTTGCTACGATAGTAAGTACCCGGTGAAAAACATCCCCGTGCTGGAAAGAACCCACAAAAATGGTCATTTCCGCCACAAACCCGCTTAATCCGGGTAATCCGAGTGATGCCAGACCTGCAATGACATAACAAACCGAGGCAAAAGGCATGATCTTCATCAATCCGCCCATTTCACGGATATCACGGGTATGCGTCCTACCGTAAATCAGGCCGATCAAAGCAAAGAACAACGCTGTCATTAATCCGTGGGAAAGCATTTGCAATACCGCTCCCGTCATAGCAGTCTGGTTAAGCATCAGGATGGCAAAAAGCACCAGTCCGCAATGGCTTACCGAAGAATAGGCATTGATGTATTTCAAATCGGTCTGCACCACTGCACTGAAAGCGCCATAAACCACGCTAATACCCGTCAGGATAAGGAATATCCACGAAAGTTCACTGGCGGCTTCGGGCATCAAATTGATGGCAACGCGGAAACAGCCGTATCCGCCCAGTTTCATCAATACACCTGCATGAAGCATTGACACGGCGGTAGGAGCCGAAGCATGCCCGTCGGGCGACCAGGTATGAAAGGGAAACAATGCGCCTAAAATACCAAATCCTACGAAAGTAAGCGGAAATATCCAGTATTGGTGTCCGACAGGAATATGCCGGTTGACTAGTTCCATAATATTCATGCTTGAATGTCCGGAAGTATAATATATGCCCAGAATACCGGTAAGGAGCAGGGCCGATCCGGCCATCAGCATCAACGTCAGCTTCATGGCCGAATATTCCTTACGTCCTGTTCCCCAAATCCCGATAAGTAAATACATCGGAATGAGCGCTACTTCATAGAACAGGAACATGGTGAATAAATCGAGAGAAATGAAAAAACCGAATACCCCGACAGATAACAGGCAATACCACATGAAATAGCCACGTGGCATATTCCACGAAGAAAACACACCTGTAAAAACAATGATCGACGAAAGCAAGATCATCAATGTCGAAATACCGTCGACACCCACTGAATAATGAATATTAAGCGGAGCATACCAGACCGTATCGGAAACAAAAAGCATAGCAGCATCGGAAATAGCACGTTCCCTGATAAACAGCACTATCAGCACAAGTGATAGTGCCAGTAGTACAGAAGCGCCTGTAACCATAACCGTCCGCACCTGGCGCATACTACGGCAGGCAAAGAGGATCAACAACATTGCCAGCGGTACAGCTACAAAGAAAGATAGAATGTTCATACCTGTTTATATTTTTATCTTACAAAAACAACACCCATAGGGTAATAATAAGTGTTCCCGCAATAAATACCCACGCATAGAACTGGACATTACCCGATTGAAAACCTTTGATGGACAAGGATAATTGTTGGGTTATCCATCCTATTCCGTTCATGGCGCCGTCAACCACATGTTTGTCGAACCATGCAATAGGTTTGGATATATATCTGAATATTACTTTCCTGGTGATAAACATCCACACCTCATCAATATAGAACTTATGAAGCGCAGCTTTGTAGAAACCTCCCATACGTTCGGCCAGTCGCTTTACTGTTTTTATGTTTCCTTTCATATAAAGCGAAGAGGCCGCAAAAATACCGATTAAAGCAACAGCAATGCCCGAAGCAGCAATCCTCCAGTCAATATGGGCGGTAAAGGGTACATTATCACTACTGATAAATGTTGAAAACGGGATAAAGCCCGTGACACAGGTCAGCAATGCCAGGAACAACAACGGAAGAGACATACTTTTGGGTGATTCGTGGGGAGGATGTTCGTATGTTTTCTCTTTACCCCAGAAAATATTGAAATACAGACGGAACATATAAAATGCCGTCAAACCTGCTACGATCCACAAGGTAACAAACAGTATCTTATCATGGTGGAAAGCCGCCGCCAATATTTCGTCCTTACTGAAAAATCCTGAAAAAGGAGGTATTCCTGCAATGGAAAGACAGGCAATCAGGAAAGTAATATGTGTAATAGGCATATATTTTCGCAATCCACCCATGTTAATCATTTCATTACTGTGGACGGCGTGAATCACCGAACCTGCACCTAAAAACAGCAAGGCTTTGAAAAAGGCATGTGTAAACAGGTGAAACATCGAAGCCATGTAACCCAATCCGTCATGTCCTCCGAAACCCGATACACCCAGGGCCACCATCATATAGGCGATCTGTGATATAGTAGAAAATGCCAGTACCCGCTTGATGTCGGTTTGTGTTACGGCAATGACAGCGGCAAACAATGCGGTAAACGCACCGATATACCCTATCATGGTAAGTACCTCAGGAGCACCGAACATGTATACAGGGAAAAGGCGCGCTACCAGGTATATCCCAGCCACAACCATAGTGGCGGCATGTATCAGTGCTGATACAGGAGTAGGGCCTTCCATAGCATCGGGCAACCAGATATGTAACGGGAACATGGCCGATTTTCCTGCACCTCCCATAAAAATCAATGCCATCGCCCACGAAGCCACAGACAATCCCATGAACGATAATCCCGCAGTAGACTGTACCACGAGCGAAGCATTATCGGCAGT encodes:
- a CDS encoding NADH-quinone oxidoreductase subunit N; the protein is MDFSNFSLMQQEISLIVLFVILLVADIFASDRFKRWYRLVACLLFAVHTLLGFLPLNTGTAFGGMFVCTGMTILMKNILNIGALFVLMQSGQWLQTSENIHKQGEFYVITLATLLGAYLMVSAGNFMLLYIGIETMSLPLACLAAYNKYKEKSAEAGAKYILISAFSSGIMLFGLSYLYGATGTMYFADLKGLVTANPITILGFVFFFAGFAFKISLVPFHLWTADVYEGAPTGVTAYLSVVSKGAACFALIFALWHVFGNIEVVWHHILWALTVITIVVGNLFAIRQKDMKRFFAFSSISQAGYIMLGVMSGTAQGMTATVYYILVYLLSNLVIFGVITAVENESGKTDIASYNGLYKSNPKLAFVMMLALFSLAGIPPFAGFFSKFFIFAAAAARGEYLLVFIALLNTVISLYYYLMIVKAMFINQAEEQAVGFIRTDGYNKTSLILCTAGIIIVGILSGIYDYMASISIGM
- a CDS encoding NAD(P)H-binding protein, encoding MTPPDEIHAVTGAFGFSGKYITRLLLDKNKKVITLTNSPQRKNEFNNRIAVFPYNFDQPDKLAENLRGVSVLYNTYWVRFNHTIFQHSEAVRNTLILFEAAKKAGVKRIVHTSITNPDENSSLEYFTGKGILETALVNSGLSYAILRPAVLFGDEDILINNIAWMIRKFPVFGTFGDGSYKLQPIFVKDYAELAVKYGADDSDLITDAIGPETFTYRELIKIISKIILGKERPVFSMPDSMGYLVSRLVGWLMGDQLVTKEEIKGLKANLLYTHSSPLGTKKLTEWITEHRDIVGKRYASELKRRLDRTATY
- the nuoL gene encoding NADH-quinone oxidoreductase subunit L → MEFTLFILFIPLFLFILLGLAGNKMKPLTAGLVGTLGIAIATILSYAAAFLYFFRIGKTNGIFEDMMPFSVEWLRFTDMLHIDLGILLDPISVMMLVVITTVSLMVHIYSLGYMKGEKGFQRYYSFLSLFSFSMLGLVVATNIFQMYIFWELVGVSSYLLIGFYYTKPEAVAASKKAFIVTRFADLGFLIGILILSFYTGTFDFGMLTADNASLVVQSTAGLSFMGLSVASWAMALIFMGGAGKSAMFPLHIWLPDAMEGPTPVSALIHAATMVVAGIYLVARLFPVYMFGAPEVLTMIGYIGAFTALFAAVIAVTQTDIKRVLAFSTISQIAYMMVALGVSGFGGHDGLGYMASMFHLFTHAFFKALLFLGAGSVIHAVHSNEMINMGGLRKYMPITHITFLIACLSIAGIPPFSGFFSKDEILAAAFHHDKILFVTLWIVAGLTAFYMFRLYFNIFWGKEKTYEHPPHESPKSMSLPLLFLALLTCVTGFIPFSTFISSDNVPFTAHIDWRIAASGIAVALIGIFAASSLYMKGNIKTVKRLAERMGGFYKAALHKFYIDEVWMFITRKVIFRYISKPIAWFDKHVVDGAMNGIGWITQQLSLSIKGFQSGNVQFYAWVFIAGTLIITLWVLFL
- a CDS encoding lipoate--protein ligase, producing the protein MLCINDHHTDPYFNLAAEEYVLKNFEENCFMLWRNEPSVIVGRHQNTLAEINVDYVKQNDIKVVRRLSGGGAVFHDLGNINFTFIENKESDKLIDFHKYTKPIIDVLQQLEVDARFEGRNDLVIDGKKFSGNAEHVYRNSRILHHGTLLFSAELSDLSGALNANPTKFNDKAIKSVRSRVTNISSHLKEPIGLEQFRELVFDHMMNSSPDCRAYQYSDKDLSAIQQLRDEKYATWEWDFGQSPGYNMINGVRTGGGHLEIHLDVQNGIIQHIRIFGDFFNIREISELETMLTGVPHHEENIRKMLKSVNLSDYLVNISENELISVMF
- a CDS encoding sodium ion-translocating decarboxylase subunit beta; the encoded protein is MESDLFSALFGALTLFTWKHVVMLAIGGILIYLAIAKKYEPTLLLPMGFGTLLVNIPLSSAIGPDGALTIFFQAGIKTEIFPLLIFIAVGAMIDFSALFRNPLLLLFGAAAQFGIFFTICLAALIGFDLKEAASIGIIGAADGPTSIYVASKFAEDLLGPISVAAYSYMALVPIIQPPVIRALTSKRERRIRMTGDPAPVSKIALILFPILITVVAGIIAPSSLSLIGFLMFGNLIRECGVLQKLSLAAQNELASLVTILLGITISCTMTAEQFINVKTLYIIGLGLIAFIMDTAGGVIFAKILNVFLPERLKINPMVGAAGISAFPMSARVIHRMGQEEDKTNYLLMPAVSANVAGQIGSVIAGGLILSLVPYFL
- a CDS encoding NADH-quinone oxidoreductase subunit M, with product MNILSFFVAVPLAMLLILFACRSMRQVRTVMVTGASVLLALSLVLIVLFIRERAISDAAMLFVSDTVWYAPLNIHYSVGVDGISTLMILLSSIIVFTGVFSSWNMPRGYFMWYCLLSVGVFGFFISLDLFTMFLFYEVALIPMYLLIGIWGTGRKEYSAMKLTLMLMAGSALLLTGILGIYYTSGHSSMNIMELVNRHIPVGHQYWIFPLTFVGFGILGALFPFHTWSPDGHASAPTAVSMLHAGVLMKLGGYGCFRVAINLMPEAASELSWIFLILTGISVVYGAFSAVVQTDLKYINAYSSVSHCGLVLFAILMLNQTAMTGAVLQMLSHGLMTALFFALIGLIYGRTHTRDIREMGGLMKIMPFASVCYVIAGLASLGLPGLSGFVAEMTIFVGSFQHGDVFHRVLTIVATCSIVITAVYILRTIGIILYGPVYDPRHLTLTDATWYEKVSAVVLIAGIVLLGMFPSGAYDLISKSLQPIIEHLTLL